Proteins found in one Plasmodium sp. gorilla clade G2 genome assembly, chromosome: 14 genomic segment:
- a CDS encoding ATP-specific succinyl-CoA synthetase beta subunit, putative: MAAFKSQFNFMLKFKRHIGSNIIWGRRKNFFLKKEYIVWSFSNNISKRYLSIHEYLSVDLLRSHNVPCPEGYAAKTPEEAEEKALLLQNLCGDNDLVIKAQVLSGGRGVGYFKENNFEGGVHVCRNSMEVKEIATKMLNNTLITKQSGPEGKKCNTVFICERFYIRKERYIAFLLDRNSDGIMLLGSSIGGSSIEDIIKKNPDAIYKLNIDINNGLTTGQAREFSEKIGFKNDQLNIVTDMIVNLYKVFKKYDCTLLEINPLSELNDGRVLCCDAKLNFDDNAEYRQKEIFEKRDLTQENKQELLAKKFNLNYVSLNGNIACMVNGAGLAMATLDLIILHNGNPSNFLDVGGGATEEEITEALKIINNNENAKVCFINILGGIMRCDIIANGIINAFKQIKFNKPIIIRLEGTNQEQAQEILKNSNIKCILCQDMNLAAQKSVAMANIIEIAQSQNINVSFN, translated from the coding sequence atggCCGCTTTTAAGAGCCAATTTAATTTCATGCTAAAATTTAAGAGACATATTGGTAGTAACATAATATGGGggagaagaaaaaatttttttttaaaaaaggaatatattgtTTGGTCatttagtaataatatttcaaagAGATACTTAAGTATTCATGAATATTTATCAGTAGATTTATTACGTTCTCATAATGTACCATGTCCTGAGGGATATGCAGCAAAAACTCCAGAAGAAGCAGAAGAGAAAgctttattattacaaaacTTGTGTGGAGATAATGATTTAGTTATAAAAGCTCAAGTATTAAGTGGTGGTAGGGGTGTTGgatattttaaagaaaataattttgagGGAGGAGTTCATGTGTGTCGAAATAGTATGGAAGTAAAAGAAATAGCTACAAAAATGTTGAATAATACTTTAATTACTAAACAGAGTGGTCCTGAAGGGAAAAAATGTAATACTGTATTTATATGTGAACgtttttatataagaaaagaaagaTATATTGCATTTCTATTAGATAGGAATTCTGATGGAATAATGTTACTTGGATCAAGTATAGGAGGTTCATCTATTgaagatattataaaaaaaaatccgGATgctatttataaattaaatattgatataaaCAATGGATTAACTACAGGTCAAGCTAGAGAATTTTCAGAAAAAATAGGTTTTAAAAATGACCAATTAAATATAGTTACAGATATGAttgtaaatttatataaagtttttaaaaaatatgattgtACATTATTAGAAATTAATCCTTTATCAGAATTAAATGATGGAAGGGTTTTGTGTTGTGATGCtaaattaaattttgatGATAATGCTGAATATAgacaaaaagaaatatttgaaaaaagagATTTAACACAAGAAAATAAACAAGAATTATTAGCTAAGAAATTTAATCTTAATTATGTATCATTAAATGGAAATATTGCATGTATGGTTAACGGTGCAGGATTAGCTATGGCAACTTTagatttaattatattacataatgGAAATCCATCAAATTTTTTAGATGTAGGAGGAGGAGCAACAGAAGAAGAAATAACTGAAGCtctaaaaattattaataataatgaaaatgcaaaagtatgttttataaatatacttGGAGGTATCATGAGATGTGATATTATTGCTAATGGTATTATTAATGCAttcaaacaaataaaatttaataaaccTATTATTATAAGATTAGAAGGTACTAATCAAGAACAAGCACaagaaattttaaaaaactcAAACATTAAATGTATTCTATGTCAAGACATGAATTTAGCTGCTCAAAAAAGTGTAGCCATGGCaaatattatagaaataGCACAAAGTCAAAACATAAATGTCTCATTTAattaa
- a CDS encoding large ribosomal subunit associated GTPase, putative, producing the protein MAVLNKNRRKVDNKFIGRSLMRNKLRHKEISDNILYSQIGNDNDAVKKNKQLSVLNKDSLDDFLDNQLIINNIQVSKVFLKKYEIKEKKNYGANKFKTKENIQNIVLPIPGRAVFLNKDDKIHILMKKKEENEMEKKRKKKKNYKNKISFLMSGKSLIPLNVRTPKGDSSEKTKTKKIKKKNLNGINSKGGDDNKDGNDMDDNDDNDDNDENDENDENDEDDDNDDNDDNDDNDDNDDNDDNDDNDDNDDNDDNDYNDDNDYNDDNDYNDDNDYNDDNDDNDDNDDNDYNDDNDDNNHSGDNFDNINKNDYNNSDENSCVEDFEINDRDKEREDNTYNYDNDYNYKYLYIYEKLGEKYKMSNRDNNNNLNKDIIDKYEHEYFIEWRKLLSEIEEKEGYFVTPYEKNIEYWKQLWRVIEKSHVLFYIIDVRNPLFFYCRGLEYYIKKVDKRKKLILILNKADFLTYEERKIWAEYFEKKKVHFVFFSALRELYHQNKVTIENMTNDMIQKREDFMGDIYDDINHHINNNNNNDHHHNDDNINSGLDFLNNIDEEKKDIINVGYGNLSYEQKKNDNTDILSVNDLINLIIKIKKEIKQYYHDIEVETFSSIPKFMIGFIGFPNVGKSSIINCLIGKKKVSVSRQPGKTKHFQTITLKHFPFSLCDCPGLIFPSLVFNKNDLIINGVFSIDHFKGDVVSLVQIICNIIPFQLCNNYKIDTNIIHEYLNDKGHISYFLDASEFLKKFCTFRKFVSGGKGGQLNFSHATRIIIHDFISGKLLYNFLPDYFKQTSDIYFKNYIHKTDMDNILDNELLMEGNTNEEILTTKRKFRYMQKKMMKGKNVIKYDNM; encoded by the exons ATGGctgttttaaataaaaatcgaAGGAAGGTCGATAACAAATTTATTGGACGTAGTTTAATGCGCAATAAATTAAGACATAAAGAGATAtctgataatattttatattctcaAATTggaaatgataatgatgctgtaaaaaagaataagCAATTATCAGTTTTAAATAAAGACTCTTTAGACGATTTTTTAGATAACcaattaattattaataatatacaagtAAGTAAAGTATTTCTTaagaaatatgaaataaaagaaaaaaaaaattatggtGCGAATAAATTTAAGACCAAAGAAAATATTCAGAATATTGTTTTGCCTATACCAGGAAGAGctgtatttttaaataaagatgataaaatacatattcttatgaaaaagaaagaagaaaatgaaatggaaaaaaaaaggaaaaaaaaaaaaaattataaaaataaaattagttTTTTAATGAGTGGAAAAAGTCTTATACCACTTAATGTAAGAACACCGAAAGGGGATTCTTCTGAGAAGACCAAAACAAAGAagattaaaaagaaaaatttaaatggAATTAATTCTAAAGgtggtgatgataataaggATGGTAATGATAtggatgataatgatgataatgatgataatgatgagaATGATGAGAATGATGAGAATGATGaggatgatgataatgacgATAATGacgataatgatgataatgatgataatgatgataatgatgataatgacgATAATGacgataatgatgataatgatgataatgactataatgatgataatgactataatgatgataatgactataatgatgataatgactataatgatgataatgatgataatgatgataatgatgataatgactataatgatgataatgatgataataaccATAGTGGCGATAACTTCGATAACATTAATAagaatgattataataatagtgatgaAAATTCTTGTGTTGAAGACTTTGAAATAAACGATAGAGATAAAGAGAGAGaagataatacatataattatgacaatgattataattataaatatttatatatatatgaaaagttaggtgaaaaatataaaatgtccaatagagataataataataatttgaataaagatattatagataaatatgaacatgaatattttattgaaTGGAGAAAATTATTAAGTGAAATCGAAGAGAAAGAAGGATATTTTGTAACTCCTTATGAAAAGAATATTGAATATTGGAAACAATTATGGAGAGTTATTGAAAAAAGtcatgtattattttatattattgatgTAAGGaatcctttatttttttattgtagaggattagaatattatataaaaaaagtggataaaagaaaaaaacttattcttatattaaataaagctGATTTTTTAACATATGAAGAAAGGAAAATATGGGCtgaatattttgaaaaaaaaaaagtacactttgtttttttctcaGCCCTAAGAGAATTATATCATCAAAATAAAGTAACCATTGAAAATATGACAAATGATATGATACAAAAAAGGGAAGATTTTATGGGAGACatatatgatgatattaatcatcatattaataataataataataatgatcatcatcataatgatgataatataaatagtgGTTTAGATTTTCTTAACAATatagatgaagaaaaaaaagatattattaatgtAGGTTATGGTAATTTAAgttatgaacaaaaaaaaaatgataatacagATATATTAAGTGtaaatgatttaataaatttaattataaaaataaaaaaagaaataaaacaatattatCATGATATAGAAGTAGAAACATTTTCTTCCATACCAAAATTTATGATAGGATTTATAGGCTTTCCAAATGTAGGAAAAAGTTCCATTATAAATTGTTTAAttggtaaaaaaaaagtaagtGTAAGTCGTCAACCAGGTAAAACAAAACATTTTCAAACAATAACATTAAAACACTTTCCATTTTCTTTATGTGATTGTCCAGGATTAATATTTCCATCTTtagtttttaataaaaatgatttaataataaatggaGTTTTTTCAATTGATCATTTTAAAGGAGATGTAGTATCACTAGTTCaaattatttgtaatatcaTTCCATTTCAAttatgtaataattataaaatagatactaatattattcatgaatatttaaatgataaaggTCATATCTCATATTTCTTGGATGCATctgaatttttaaaaaaattctgTACCTTTAGAAAATTTGTTTCAGGAGGTAAAGGTGGTCAATTAAATTTTAGTCATGCTACtagaataataatacatgATTTTATATCtggaaaattattatataattttttgccTGATTATTTTAAGCAAACATctgatatttattttaaaaattatatccaCAAGACAGACATGGACAACATTTTGGATAATGAATTGCTAATG gaAGGCAATACGAATGAGGAAATTTTAACCACCAAAAGGAAATTTCGATAcatgcaaaaaaaaatgatgaaaggGAAAAACGTGATAAAATACGACAACATGTGA
- a CDS encoding 60S ribosomal protein L14, putative, translated as MPRVELTEEEKLYISKKNLLFKRFVEPGRLCLIEYGPYAGKLCFIVDIVTITRVIVDGAFMTGVPRMVIPLKRLKLLKERIKINKNCKSGFLRKTINSTQVLEEFNNSKLGKKMMIKKKRDEATDFERFQVYFAKRELKKKMTTLKNKKNGENKKDNKNVKKVKKNVQKVKA; from the exons ATGCCACGAGTTGAATTAacagaagaagaaaaattatacatttcTAAAAAAAATCTTTTGTTTAAAAGATTTGTAGAGCCAGGCAGATTATGCCTTATTGAGTATGGTCCATACGCTGGAAag TTATGTTTTATTGTAGATATTGTAACCATCACTCGTGTTATCGTCGATGGAGCATTTATGACAGG tGTGCCTCGTATGGTCATTCCCTTGAAAAGATTAAAGTTATTAAAGGaaagaattaaaattaaCAAAAATTGTAAAAGTGGATTTTTAAGGAAAACAATTAATAGCACCCAAGTATTAGaagaatttaataattccAAATTAGgaaagaaaatgatgataaaaaaaaaaagagatgaAGCTACTGACTTTGAAAGATTTCAAGTATACTTTGCCAAGagagaattaaaaaagaaaatgactactttaaaaaataaaaaaaatggagaAAACAAAAAGGATAATAAAAACGTAAAAAAAGTTAAGAAAAATGTACAAAAGGTTAAAGCTTAA
- a CDS encoding mitogen-activated protein kinase 1 — MPKEDCKTEKNIDSIDENVLKKYDILKKVGKGAYGVVFKGRCKKNRNIVAVKKIFGAFQNCTDAQRTFREIIFLYELNGHDNIIKLMDVIKAKNDYDIYLIFDFMETDLHEVIKADLLEDIHKKYIIYQLLRALKYIHSGGLLHRDIKPSNILVNSECHIKVADFGLARTISTHINENKIHVLTDYVATRWYRAPEILLGSTNYSQGVDMWSLGCIMGELLSGKPLFTGNSTMNQLEKIIQVIGKPDKKDIEDIRSSFAETIISSFVDLKKKNLKDICYKASNESLDLLQQLLQFNPSKRISAENALKHKYVEEFHSIIDEPICRHIITVPINDNAKYKVNFYRDIVYFIIMRKKKIYSNALKQAEKYKKHEKKDECYKREKHKKKKATVQNNKVHMKDKEYNHQMICSQGNPHEDIKDDQKKYKIYEETHVDTTKQMDCLNIDHVFHNSSDISYDDKREKTKLESVYKEIKKKKKDRMKNVHCKDEKREVFYEDRKKESLTNFTTTTTVSKSDDEEMEMSQMEIRGPIKEQIKGQMEGQIKEHMVGQIKEHMVGHIKEQMEEQIKVIQNNISKISIDSNTISSTISGTEPNSRHNFNNKKIVESFNTKERKNNDTLFHANKKFIFSKEKNKIKNYNLEKKNSKYKASSGFKKKSYEKEKNTHHYFETKCSRTPSGKNYNHSMEDGSNKKYEDGSSKKYEDGSSKKCEDGSSKKYEDGSSKKYEDGSSKKYEDGSSKKYTSSSNKKYIHNNNHFNNNHCHYSRRGSLKSLNKEEDSCPQRTCKNTEKLHLPTVINKSTRPLNTLSRNYYNKDEEKKYMSNSKLKKEVKKKIWRHLIDNENKKSQDMIDYDYNHIVNKTEKIHSKINFKYDEKKKTEEKSVSNTERKRYHDTNTI, encoded by the coding sequence atgcctAAAGAAGATTGCAAGACAGAAAAGAATATAGACAGTATTGATGagaatgtattaaaaaagtatgatattttaaaaaaggtTGGTAAAGGAGCTTATGGTGTTGTATTTAAAGGTAGATGTAagaaaaatagaaatattgTGGCtgtgaagaaaatatttggAGCATTTCAAAATTGTACGGATGCTCAAAGAACATTTAgagaaataatatttttgtatgaGTTAAATGGacatgataatataataaaattaatggaTGTTATAAAAGCAAAGAAtgattatgatatatatcttatatttGATTTTATGGAAACAGATTTGCATGAAGTGATAAAAGCAGATTTATTAGAAGATATacataagaaatatataatatatcaattaTTAAGagctttaaaatatattcattctgGAGGTTTATTACATAGAGATATAAAACCATCAAATATATTAGTAAATTCAGAATGTCATATAAAAGTAGCAGATTTTGGATTAGCAAGAACTATTTCAACACATatcaatgaaaataaaatacatgtACTAACAGATTATGTAGCTACTCGATGGTATAGAGCTCCTGAAATTTTATTGGGTAGTACGAATTATTCTCAAGGTGTTGATATGTGGTCCCTTGGTTGTATCATGGGGGAATTATTATCTGGAAAGCCTTTATTTACAGGCAATTCAACAATGAATCAATTAGAGAAAATAATACAAGTAATAGGAAAACCTGATAAAAAGGATATAGAAGATATTCGATCATCTTTTGCTGAGACaataatttcttcttttgtagatttaaaaaaaaaaaatttaaaagatatatgttATAAGGCTTCTAACGAATCCTTAGATTTATTACAACAGTTGTTACAGTTTAATCCATCCAAAAGAATAAGCGCAGAAAATGCCcttaaacataaatatgttGAAGAATTTCATTCAATTATTGATGAACCTATATGTAGACACATTATCACAGTTCCCATTAATGATAATGCTAAATATAAAGTTAATTTCTATAGAGatattgtttattttattattatgcgcaagaaaaaaatttactcTAATGCACTCAAACAAgcagaaaaatataaaaaacatgAAAAGAAAGATGAATGTTATAAAAGGGAGaagcataaaaaaaaaaaagctacAGTTCAAAATAATAAGGTACATATGAAGGATAAAGAATATAACCATCAGATGATATGTTCACAAGGGAATCCACATGAAGATATAAAGGATGAccagaaaaaatataaaatttatgaaGAAACTCATGTCGATACAACAAAACAAATGGATTGTCTCAACATAGACCATGTGTTTCATAATAGCAGTGATATATCTTATGATGATAAGAgggaaaaaacaaaattggAATCAGTATAcaaggaaataaaaaaaaaaaaaaaggatagaATGAAAAATGTTCATTGTAAGGATGAAAAAAGGGAAGTATTTTATGAGGATAGAAAAAAGGAGAGCTTAACGAATTTTACTACAACAACGACGGTTAGTAAAagtgatgatgaagaaatgGAGATGAGTCAGATGGAAATAAGAGGACCaataaaagaacaaataaaagGACAAATGGAAGGACAAATAAAAGAACATATGGTAGGACAAATAAAAGAACATATGGTAGGACATATAAAAGAACAAATGGAAGAACAAATCAAGGtgattcaaaataatattagtaaGATTTCCATAGACAGTAATACAATCAGTAGCACTATCAGTGGGACTGAACCTAATAGTAgacataattttaataataaaaaaattgttgAATCTTTTAATActaaagaaagaaaaaataatgacaCATTGTTTCATGCTAATAAGaagtttatattttctaaagaaaaaaataagattaaaaattataacttagaaaaaaaaaattcaaaatataagGCATCTTCtggttttaaaaaaaaatcatatgaaaaagaaaaaaatactcACCATTATTTTGAAACCAAATGTAGTAGGACCCCATCAGGGAAGAATTATAATCATTCTATGGAGGATggaagtaataaaaaatatgaggATGGAAGtagtaaaaaatatgagGATGGAAGTAGTAAAAAATGTGAGGATGGAAGtagtaaaaaatatgagGATGGAAGtagtaaaaaatatgagGATGGAAGtagtaaaaaatatgagGATGGAAgtagtaaaaaatatacaagtagtagtaataaaaaatatatacataataataaccattttaataataatcattgtCACTATAGTCGTAGAGGCTCTTTGAAAAGCCTAAACAAAGAAGAAGATAGCTGCCCCCAAAGAACATGCAAGAATACAGAAAAATTACATTTACCTActgtaataaataaaagcaCAAGACCGTTGAATACTTTATCTCgcaattattataataaagacgaagaaaaaaaatatatgagcAATAGTaagttaaaaaaagaagtaaagaaaaaaatatggagACATCTTATAGATAatgagaataaaaaaagtcAAGATATGATAGATTATGATTATAATCATATAGTAAATAAGACAGAAAAGATTCATAGCAagattaattttaaatatgatgAGAAAAAGAAAACGGAGGAGAAATCTGTTTCAAATACGGAACGAAAAAGATATCATGATACTAATACCatttaa
- a CDS encoding mitochondrial ribosomal protein L17-2 precursor, putative translates to MGYTSTLKFVNLGVRRRLFRRAHKQPHHKWDSIKNQLNELLKYGRIETTLTKAKELQGYAEELIYLAKKDNVENNLKVESMLRTAQGRRRLYEFYVPLYRHRPFFFTRIINQWKLRLRDSAPLAYIEFIDRPGELRPAKPVGYNKIKFIYEEMKKNRRNFRKYFNIAKRLNLLDENDHLLPDFADTGHVPQQYWYDEENEEDDDDEIIINPELIEKYKQFNNPMLKGPKKGREPFYVELPLPSVTEKTFLNYRKKFKP, encoded by the exons ATGGGATATACTTCGACCCTTAAATTCGTAAACTTAGGTGTGAGGAGGAGGTTATTTAGAAGAGCTCATAAACAGCCACATCATAAATGGGATAGTATTAAAAACCAATTgaatgaattattaaaatatggaAGGATAGAAACAACATTAACAAAAGCAAAAGAGTTACAAGGTTATGCTGAggaattaatttatttggctaaaaaagataatgtagaaaataatttaaaagtaGAAAGTATGTTAAGAACAGCACAAGGAAGAAGAAGATTATACGAATTTTATGTGCCATTATATAGACATagaccttttttttttactagaATTATTAATCAATGGAAATTACGTTTAAGAGATTCAGCACCTTTGGCTTATATCGAATTTATAGATAGACCAGGAGAACTAAGACCAGCCAAACCTGtaggatataataaaattaaattcatatatgaagaaatgaaaaaaaatcgAAGGAATTTTAGAAAGTACTTTAATATAGCAAAAAGGTTAAATCTGCTTGATGAAAATGATCACCTTCTTCCTGACTTTGCTGACACTGGTCATGTTCCCCAACAATat tgGTATGATGAAGAgaatgaagaagatgatgatgatgaaattattattaacccagaattaatagaaaaatataaacaatttaaTAACCCCATGTTGAAAGGACCAAAAAAAGGAAGAGAACCTTTTTATGTAGAATTACCTTTACCAAGTGTTACagaaaaaacattt